A genome region from Candidatus Binataceae bacterium includes the following:
- a CDS encoding glutathione binding-like protein produces MGQANVFYRYFPEKLPSAIQRYHNECRRLFEVLEGQLKGREYLCDEYSIADIANWCWVRIYEWSGVRIDGLTNLQSWIARLEARPACQRGIAVPEPLIFKEPNENSAMLKTAQSLVTR; encoded by the coding sequence CGTATTCTATCGTTATTTCCCGGAGAAACTGCCGTCGGCTATACAGCGCTATCACAACGAATGCCGGCGACTGTTCGAGGTACTGGAAGGGCAGCTCAAGGGCCGCGAATATCTGTGCGATGAATATAGTATCGCTGATATCGCTAACTGGTGCTGGGTGCGAATCTACGAGTGGAGCGGCGTCAGGATTGACGGATTGACCAACCTGCAATCGTGGATCGCGCGCCTGGAAGCACGTCCGGCCTGCCAACGCGGAATCGCAGTCCCAGAACCGCTGATATTCAAAGAGCCGAATGAGAATTCAGCAATGTTGAAGACGGCGCAAAGCCTCGTGACCCGCTAG